From a single Streptomyces sp. 1331.2 genomic region:
- a CDS encoding SDR family NAD(P)-dependent oxidoreductase gives MTVRDDHNQLSTSLPTGDAAGAAGVTPEELAAFSRTLGRLRALPADDRTRQHAERQLSSFVMESRKRRRKEARQALRDADAELLATTATGSRQRREDAPLTPSPASAPAPASAPTGGPVGELAIPRKCYVCKQSYRQVDGFYHLLCPDCAADNSARRALTTDLRGRRALLTGGRVKIGFQLALMMLRDGAELIVTSRFPQDTVRRFRAAEGSEHWWDRLTVVAIDLRDPRQVIDLTDQLRAEGRPLDILVNNAAQTLRRPPESYALLAAGESTALPAADRRAITHAPGFRPLGASGQLTAVAASLLGTGTPPAVGSLLDLTDEAGLLPDLAPANSWSATLGSLDPAELLETQLVNALAPALLCDRLLPLLLASPHPARYIVNVTAVEGRFAVRNKTARHPHTNMAKAALNMLTRTSAAELATRGVHMCAVDTGWITDENPAPQKARIAARGFRTPLDIVDGAARVYDPIVRGEAGHPMAGVLFKDYRLAEW, from the coding sequence ATGACGGTCCGGGACGACCACAACCAGCTCAGCACGAGCCTTCCGACCGGAGACGCCGCCGGCGCGGCCGGTGTCACCCCCGAGGAACTCGCCGCGTTCAGCCGTACCCTCGGCCGGCTGCGGGCGCTCCCCGCGGACGACCGCACCCGGCAGCACGCCGAGCGGCAGCTCAGCTCCTTCGTGATGGAGAGCCGCAAACGCCGCCGCAAGGAGGCCCGGCAGGCCCTGCGGGACGCCGACGCCGAACTGCTCGCCACGACGGCGACCGGCAGCCGACAGCGCCGCGAGGACGCCCCGCTGACCCCGTCCCCGGCCTCGGCCCCAGCCCCGGCCTCGGCGCCGACCGGCGGGCCCGTCGGCGAGCTCGCGATACCGCGCAAGTGCTACGTCTGCAAGCAGTCCTACCGCCAGGTCGACGGCTTCTACCACCTGCTCTGCCCGGACTGCGCCGCCGACAACAGCGCCCGCCGGGCCCTCACCACCGACCTGCGCGGGCGCCGCGCGCTGCTCACCGGCGGACGGGTCAAGATCGGCTTCCAACTGGCCCTGATGATGCTGCGCGACGGCGCCGAGCTGATCGTCACCAGCCGCTTCCCGCAGGACACCGTGCGCCGCTTCCGCGCCGCCGAGGGCAGCGAGCACTGGTGGGACCGGCTCACCGTCGTCGCCATCGACCTCCGCGACCCGCGCCAAGTCATCGACCTCACCGACCAGTTGCGCGCCGAAGGGCGTCCGCTCGACATCCTCGTCAACAACGCGGCCCAGACGCTGCGCCGCCCGCCCGAGTCGTACGCCCTGCTGGCCGCCGGCGAGTCCACCGCCCTGCCCGCGGCCGACCGGCGGGCCATCACCCACGCTCCCGGCTTCCGGCCGCTCGGCGCGAGCGGCCAACTGACCGCCGTGGCAGCCTCGTTGCTCGGGACCGGAACACCGCCCGCGGTCGGGTCGCTGCTCGACCTGACGGACGAGGCCGGACTGCTGCCCGACCTCGCACCCGCCAACTCCTGGTCCGCCACGCTCGGTTCACTCGATCCGGCGGAGCTCCTGGAGACCCAGCTGGTCAACGCCCTGGCCCCGGCACTGCTCTGCGACCGGCTGCTGCCCCTGCTGCTGGCCTCCCCGCACCCGGCGCGCTACATCGTCAACGTCACCGCCGTGGAAGGCCGGTTCGCCGTCCGCAACAAGACCGCCCGGCACCCGCACACCAACATGGCCAAGGCCGCGCTCAACATGCTCACCCGCACCAGCGCCGCCGAACTCGCCACCCGCGGCGTGCACATGTGCGCCGTCGACACCGGCTGGATCACCGACGAGAACCCGGCACCCCAGAAGGCCCGGATCGCCGCCCGCGGCTTCCGCACCCCGCTGGACATCGTGGACGGCGCCGCCCGGGTGTACGACCCGATCGTCCGGGGTGAGGCGGGGCACCCGATGGCGGGGGTGCTCTTCAAGGACTACCGGCTGGCGGAGTGGTGA
- a CDS encoding carbohydrate binding domain-containing protein produces MPSAYQPAPTHRCPTGRPAARPSGRTTLLSLAAATALAAGGLAALAGNAGAADGNLLANGGLESGAVSPWSCSAGTGSVVNSGAHSGTYALKGAVSTSDTAQCGQSVAVQPNTTYSLSAWVQGQYVYLGATGSGVTDPATWTPGGANWQQLSTSFTTGPATTSVTVYVHGWYGQGGYLADDITLTGPGGGNPTTTPPTSGTPSGTPTGTPTGTPTSTPTGGPSTPPPGVALPVAPYIDMGAWPTPSMPDMARAGNLKGYTMGFVTGVGCKASWFNAYDPRTGWARDQVDALRAAGGDVKVSFGGASGTELAAACTSVDSLFAEYDAVVKAYNLRYVDFDIEGAAIADTAANDRRSAALAKLQQAHPGLKVSFTLPVLPEGLTAEGVAIVKSARDAGVTTDVVNVMAMDYYRSGTDYGNAAVQAAQSLFGQLKALYPAKTDAQLWAMVGVTPMIGENDDHQIYNQAAAQQLVTFARQNHLGLLAFWDATRDANACTGGSLSKCTNIPQQPYEFAKLFAQYAG; encoded by the coding sequence ATGCCCAGCGCGTACCAGCCTGCCCCCACACACCGCTGCCCCACCGGCCGCCCCGCCGCCCGCCCCTCCGGCCGGACCACCCTGCTGAGCCTCGCCGCCGCCACCGCACTGGCTGCCGGCGGCCTGGCCGCCCTCGCCGGGAACGCCGGTGCCGCCGACGGCAACCTGCTCGCCAACGGCGGCCTGGAGAGCGGTGCAGTCAGCCCCTGGAGCTGTTCCGCCGGCACCGGCAGCGTCGTCAACTCCGGTGCGCACAGCGGGACGTACGCGCTGAAGGGGGCAGTGAGCACGAGCGACACCGCGCAGTGCGGCCAGAGCGTCGCCGTCCAGCCCAACACCACGTACAGCCTCAGCGCCTGGGTGCAGGGCCAGTACGTCTACCTCGGCGCCACCGGTAGCGGCGTCACCGACCCGGCCACCTGGACGCCCGGCGGCGCCAACTGGCAGCAGCTGTCCACCAGTTTCACCACCGGCCCGGCCACCACGAGCGTCACCGTGTACGTGCACGGCTGGTACGGGCAGGGCGGCTACCTCGCCGACGACATCACCCTGACCGGCCCCGGCGGCGGCAACCCGACCACCACACCGCCGACTTCGGGCACGCCCAGCGGCACCCCGACCGGAACCCCCACCGGTACGCCCACGAGCACGCCCACCGGCGGGCCGAGCACCCCGCCGCCCGGTGTCGCGCTCCCGGTCGCCCCGTACATCGACATGGGCGCCTGGCCCACCCCGTCCATGCCCGACATGGCCAGGGCCGGCAACCTCAAGGGCTACACCATGGGCTTCGTCACCGGCGTCGGCTGCAAGGCCAGCTGGTTCAACGCCTATGATCCGCGCACCGGTTGGGCCAGGGACCAGGTCGACGCGCTGCGCGCGGCCGGCGGCGACGTCAAGGTCTCCTTCGGCGGCGCCAGCGGCACCGAACTCGCCGCCGCCTGCACCTCGGTGGACTCGCTGTTCGCCGAGTACGACGCCGTGGTGAAGGCCTACAACCTGCGCTACGTCGACTTCGACATCGAGGGCGCGGCCATCGCCGACACCGCCGCCAACGACCGCCGCTCCGCCGCGCTCGCCAAGCTGCAGCAGGCCCACCCCGGCCTCAAGGTCTCCTTCACCCTGCCCGTGCTGCCCGAGGGCCTGACCGCCGAGGGCGTGGCCATCGTCAAGTCCGCCCGCGATGCCGGGGTCACCACCGACGTGGTCAACGTCATGGCGATGGACTACTACCGCAGCGGGACCGACTACGGCAACGCCGCCGTCCAGGCGGCCCAGTCGCTGTTCGGCCAGCTCAAGGCGCTCTACCCGGCGAAGACCGACGCCCAGTTGTGGGCCATGGTCGGCGTCACCCCGATGATCGGCGAGAACGACGACCACCAGATCTACAACCAGGCCGCGGCCCAGCAGTTGGTGACCTTCGCCCGGCAGAACCACCTCGGCCTGCTCGCCTTCTGGGACGCCACCCGCGACGCCAACGCCTGCACCGGCGGCTCGCTCTCCAAGTGCACCAACATCCCGCAGCAGCCCTACGAGTTCGCGAAGCTCTTCGCCCAGTACGCGGGCTGA
- a CDS encoding choice-of-anchor C family protein produces MQLSRTRVAVVALIAAATTALAVPAQAAGGHRALSRFDDGSFETPKAPANAFTEFNAGQVIGPWKVVSGSVDLIGAGFWQAAEGDQSLDLNGGNSGTVSQAFTTVPGTTYSVTYALAGNPGGGPALRTGRVTIDGQSFQDFTFDVTGKTMAAMGYVGRQFTFVAQNSSTTLGFVSTVAGAYGPVIDNVQVTACKPCCG; encoded by the coding sequence ATGCAGCTCTCGCGCACCCGCGTCGCCGTCGTCGCCCTGATCGCGGCCGCCACCACCGCGCTCGCCGTCCCGGCCCAGGCCGCCGGCGGTCACCGTGCGCTCAGCCGCTTCGACGACGGCAGCTTCGAGACGCCCAAGGCCCCGGCGAACGCTTTCACCGAGTTCAACGCCGGTCAGGTGATCGGCCCGTGGAAGGTCGTCAGCGGCAGCGTCGACCTGATCGGCGCGGGCTTCTGGCAGGCCGCCGAGGGCGACCAGTCGCTCGACCTGAACGGCGGCAACAGCGGCACCGTCAGCCAGGCCTTCACCACCGTGCCCGGCACCACCTACTCGGTGACGTACGCGCTGGCCGGCAACCCCGGGGGCGGGCCCGCCCTGCGGACCGGCCGGGTGACGATCGACGGCCAGTCCTTCCAGGACTTCACCTTCGACGTCACCGGCAAGACCATGGCCGCGATGGGCTACGTGGGACGGCAGTTCACCTTCGTCGCACAGAACTCCTCCACCACGCTGGGCTTCGTCAGCACCGTGGCGGGGGCGTACGGGCCGGTGATCGACAACGTGCAGGTCACGGCCTGCAAGCCGTGCTGCGGCTGA
- a CDS encoding GDSL-type esterase/lipase family protein: protein MTVQVSFDGPRICFLGDSFIQGLGDPEFRGWVGRVLQAAVPDATAFNLGVRRNTSTQVLHRCWPEVEARTAPGADNRLVVSFGANDAVEEAGSPRVAHRETVANLAALLDGARRRGLGVLVVGPPPVLAGGAAHLARLRRLTPELARVCAEFEVPFVDVTEALAADPAWVAEAGAGDGAHPGAGGYGRLAQLVLDGGFRAWIRTDLT from the coding sequence ATGACCGTACAAGTCAGCTTCGATGGTCCCCGGATCTGCTTCCTCGGGGACTCCTTCATCCAGGGCCTCGGCGACCCGGAGTTCCGCGGCTGGGTCGGCCGGGTGCTGCAGGCCGCCGTGCCCGACGCCACCGCCTTCAACCTCGGCGTCCGGCGCAACACCTCGACGCAGGTGCTGCACCGCTGCTGGCCCGAGGTCGAGGCGCGGACGGCGCCCGGCGCGGACAACCGGCTGGTGGTCTCATTCGGCGCCAACGACGCGGTGGAGGAGGCCGGTTCGCCGCGCGTCGCGCACCGCGAGACCGTGGCCAACCTCGCCGCCCTGCTCGACGGCGCCCGCCGGCGCGGCCTCGGGGTGCTGGTGGTCGGCCCGCCGCCGGTGCTCGCCGGGGGAGCGGCGCACCTGGCACGGCTGCGCCGCCTCACCCCCGAACTGGCCCGGGTCTGCGCCGAGTTCGAGGTCCCGTTCGTCGACGTCACCGAGGCGCTGGCGGCTGACCCGGCCTGGGTGGCGGAGGCCGGGGCGGGCGACGGCGCGCACCCGGGCGCCGGCGGGTACGGACGGCTGGCGCAGCTGGTCCTGGACGGCGGCTTCCGGGCGTGGATCCGAACGGACTTGACCTAG
- a CDS encoding aldo/keto reductase — protein sequence MRKATFGTNGPEIGVLGLGCMGMTWAYDVQNRDDENSVRVIRQALDLGVSLIDTADMYGPYTNEEVVGAALAGPYRERAFLATKVGIVPGGQGQQERNGRPEHVRRSIDESLRRLGTDHVDLYQLHRVDPEVPIEETWGAFAELVAAGKVRNIGLSEVTVEEIKRAQSVHPVASVQNELSLWTRDALDEVLPYTEEQGIALLPFSPLGRGFLTGSISSFDELPADDFRRRLPRFQQDALKANLALVGKVREVAERIGATPAQVALAWVLAQGRYVFPIPGTRTPRYLEDNVGAAGVVLSAADLAELDALPAPTGGRY from the coding sequence ATGCGCAAGGCCACGTTCGGTACCAACGGTCCGGAGATCGGCGTCCTCGGCCTCGGCTGCATGGGCATGACCTGGGCCTACGACGTGCAGAACCGGGACGACGAGAACTCCGTCCGGGTGATCCGGCAGGCGCTGGACCTCGGCGTCTCCCTGATCGACACCGCCGACATGTACGGCCCGTACACCAACGAGGAGGTGGTCGGCGCCGCCCTGGCCGGCCCGTACCGGGAGCGCGCCTTCCTGGCCACCAAGGTGGGCATCGTCCCGGGCGGCCAGGGCCAGCAGGAGCGCAACGGCCGCCCCGAGCACGTGCGCCGCTCGATCGACGAGAGCCTGCGCCGCCTGGGCACCGACCACGTCGACCTCTACCAGCTGCACCGGGTCGACCCGGAGGTGCCGATCGAGGAGACCTGGGGCGCGTTCGCCGAACTCGTCGCGGCGGGCAAGGTCCGCAACATCGGCCTCTCCGAGGTGACCGTCGAGGAGATCAAGCGGGCGCAGTCGGTGCACCCGGTGGCCTCCGTGCAGAACGAGCTGTCGCTGTGGACCCGGGACGCGCTGGACGAGGTCCTGCCGTACACCGAGGAGCAGGGCATCGCGCTGCTGCCGTTCTCGCCGCTCGGCCGGGGCTTCCTGACCGGCAGCATCTCCTCCTTCGACGAGCTGCCCGCCGACGACTTCCGCCGCCGGCTGCCGCGCTTCCAGCAGGACGCGCTCAAGGCGAACCTGGCGCTGGTCGGGAAGGTCCGGGAGGTCGCCGAGCGGATCGGCGCCACGCCCGCGCAGGTGGCGCTGGCCTGGGTGCTGGCGCAGGGCCGGTACGTCTTCCCGATTCCGGGCACCAGGACGCCGCGCTACCTGGAGGACAACGTGGGCGCGGCCGGGGTCGTGCTCTCGGCGGCCGATCTCGCCGAGCTGGACGCGCTGCCGGCACCGACGGGTGGTCGGTACTAG
- a CDS encoding GNAT family N-acetyltransferase, whose protein sequence is MSQAQSRSCGPARAGGVRTAAEPTAAPTAAEPAVEVTTGRPPELLRLPGGLWLRRRRSTHAVALNRAVRANLDHLRPWLEWAAEAPTRARTAELTRAGSAAWEAGTDFMYVAGLDTDPGGVIGALGLHGRLGPGALEIGYWVAAGHVGRGIATAAAGALTEAALALPGISRVEIRCDRANTASAAVPRKLGYRLDRIAEAAVRAPGETGRQLVWVRERRPHPGEPAIGGRRP, encoded by the coding sequence ATGAGCCAAGCACAGTCACGGTCCTGTGGCCCGGCCCGGGCCGGAGGGGTCCGGACGGCGGCGGAGCCGACCGCGGCGCCCACGGCAGCGGAACCCGCGGTGGAGGTGACCACCGGGCGGCCACCCGAACTGCTGCGGCTGCCCGGCGGCCTCTGGCTGCGCCGGCGCCGCAGCACCCACGCGGTGGCCCTGAACCGGGCCGTCCGCGCCAACCTGGACCACCTGCGGCCCTGGCTGGAGTGGGCGGCCGAGGCCCCCACCCGCGCACGGACCGCAGAACTGACCCGGGCCGGCTCCGCCGCCTGGGAGGCCGGCACCGACTTCATGTACGTGGCCGGTCTGGACACCGACCCCGGCGGCGTGATCGGCGCCCTCGGCCTGCACGGACGTCTCGGCCCGGGCGCGCTGGAGATCGGCTACTGGGTCGCCGCCGGGCACGTCGGCCGCGGCATCGCCACCGCCGCGGCCGGGGCGCTGACCGAGGCCGCGCTGGCCCTGCCCGGGATCAGCCGGGTGGAGATCCGCTGCGACCGGGCGAACACCGCCAGCGCGGCCGTCCCGCGCAAGCTCGGCTACCGGCTGGACCGGATCGCCGAAGCCGCCGTCCGGGCCCCGGGCGAGACCGGACGGCAGCTGGTGTGGGTCAGGGAACGCCGCCCGCACCCCGGGGAACCGGCGATCGGTGGCAGGCGGCCGTAG
- a CDS encoding nitroreductase family protein encodes MVDSTDGAAAGATHPTSHPTVALTPMTVPAHEAEARSRSFHDVMARRRTVRDYSTRPIPDGVVEWAVRTAGTAPSGAHVQPWRFVVITDPERKRRLREAAEAEEREFYGHRASEEWLAALAPIGTDWRKPFLEDAPAVIVVFEVHKGPDSPRPYYTKESVGIAVGLLLASLHQAGLATLTHTPSPMRFLNEVCDRPAEERAAYVIPVGYPAEGARVPDLRRKELDEVLVRL; translated from the coding sequence ATGGTTGACAGCACAGACGGCGCCGCGGCCGGGGCGACTCACCCGACGTCCCACCCGACGGTTGCGCTCACCCCCATGACGGTGCCCGCCCACGAGGCCGAGGCCCGCAGCAGGTCCTTCCACGACGTGATGGCCCGGCGCCGCACCGTCCGCGACTACTCCACCCGCCCGATCCCGGACGGGGTGGTCGAATGGGCGGTCCGGACCGCGGGCACCGCGCCCAGCGGCGCCCACGTCCAGCCCTGGCGGTTCGTGGTGATCACCGACCCGGAGCGCAAGCGGCGGCTGCGCGAGGCGGCGGAGGCCGAGGAGCGCGAGTTCTACGGCCACCGGGCGTCGGAGGAGTGGCTGGCCGCGCTCGCGCCGATCGGCACCGACTGGCGCAAGCCGTTCCTGGAGGACGCGCCGGCCGTGATCGTGGTCTTCGAGGTGCACAAGGGGCCCGACTCGCCGCGCCCGTACTACACCAAGGAGTCGGTGGGGATCGCGGTCGGACTGCTGCTGGCCTCGCTGCACCAGGCCGGGCTGGCCACGCTGACCCACACGCCGAGCCCGATGAGGTTCCTCAACGAGGTGTGCGACCGACCGGCGGAGGAGCGCGCGGCGTACGTGATCCCGGTCGGCTACCCGGCCGAGGGGGCGCGCGTGCCGGATCTGCGGCGCAAGGAGCTCGACGAGGTGCTGGTCCGGCTCTGA
- a CDS encoding ABC-F family ATP-binding cassette domain-containing protein produces MSATLVVKDLSAGHGERTLFSGLDLVVAPGDVIGLVGVNGAGKSTLLRLLAGLDTPEGGSLRLSPAGANAGHLPQEPERREGETVRDFLARRTGVAAAQAALDEATEGLVEGRAGADDAYAAGLDRWLDLGGADLEERAEEVADSLGLKVSLDLPMTALSGGQAARAGLASLLLSRYDVFLLDEPTNDLDLDGLERLEAFVKGLRAGTVLISHDREFLARTVTKVLELDLHQQQVHLYGGGYEAYLEERAVARRHAREEYEEYADTKASLEARAQMQRNWMEHGVRNARRKGSDNDKKARATRAESTEKQASKARQTQRMIERLDVVEEPRKEWELRMEIATAPRSGSVVATLNGAVARRGDFAFGPVDLQIDWADRVAITGANGAGKSTLLAALLGRLELDGGSASLGSGVVVGEVDQARGSFLGGEPLSEAFAAAVPELSPEDVRTLLAKFGLKAVHVLRPAGTLSPGERTRAALALLQARGVNLLVLDEPTNHLDLPAIEQLEAALGSYTGTLLLVTHDRRMLDTVAVNRRIEVRDGRVHEL; encoded by the coding sequence ATGAGCGCCACACTCGTAGTCAAGGACCTCAGCGCCGGCCACGGCGAACGCACCCTCTTCTCCGGCCTGGACCTGGTGGTCGCCCCCGGCGACGTGATCGGCCTGGTCGGCGTGAACGGCGCCGGCAAGTCGACCCTGCTGCGGCTGCTGGCCGGCCTCGACACCCCCGAGGGCGGCTCGCTGCGGCTGAGCCCGGCCGGCGCCAACGCCGGCCACCTGCCGCAGGAGCCGGAGCGGCGCGAGGGCGAGACGGTGCGCGACTTCCTGGCCCGGCGCACCGGCGTGGCGGCCGCGCAGGCCGCCCTGGACGAGGCCACCGAGGGCCTGGTCGAGGGCCGGGCCGGCGCCGACGACGCGTACGCGGCCGGCCTGGACCGCTGGCTCGACCTCGGCGGTGCCGACCTGGAGGAGCGCGCCGAGGAGGTCGCCGACTCGCTCGGGCTGAAGGTCTCGCTCGACCTGCCGATGACCGCGCTCTCCGGCGGCCAGGCCGCCCGGGCCGGCCTCGCCTCGCTGCTGCTCTCCCGCTACGACGTCTTCCTGCTCGACGAGCCCACCAACGACCTCGACCTGGACGGCCTGGAACGGCTGGAGGCCTTCGTCAAGGGCCTGCGTGCGGGCACCGTGCTGATCAGCCACGACCGCGAGTTCCTGGCCCGCACGGTGACCAAGGTGCTGGAGCTGGACCTGCACCAGCAGCAGGTCCACCTGTACGGCGGCGGCTACGAGGCGTACCTGGAGGAGCGGGCGGTGGCCCGCCGGCACGCCCGCGAGGAGTACGAGGAGTACGCCGACACCAAGGCCTCGCTGGAGGCCCGGGCGCAGATGCAGCGCAACTGGATGGAGCACGGCGTCCGCAACGCCCGCCGCAAGGGCAGCGACAACGACAAGAAGGCCCGCGCCACCCGCGCCGAGTCCACCGAGAAGCAGGCCTCCAAGGCCCGCCAGACCCAGCGGATGATCGAGCGGCTGGACGTGGTCGAGGAGCCGCGCAAGGAGTGGGAGCTGCGGATGGAGATCGCCACCGCGCCGCGCTCCGGCTCGGTGGTCGCCACCCTGAACGGGGCCGTCGCCCGTCGCGGCGACTTCGCCTTCGGCCCGGTGGACCTGCAGATCGACTGGGCCGACCGGGTCGCCATCACCGGCGCCAACGGCGCGGGCAAGTCCACGCTGCTGGCCGCACTGCTCGGCCGGCTCGAACTCGACGGCGGCAGCGCCTCGTTGGGCTCCGGCGTGGTGGTCGGCGAGGTCGACCAGGCGCGCGGGTCGTTCCTCGGCGGGGAACCTCTCTCGGAGGCCTTCGCCGCCGCCGTACCGGAGTTGTCGCCGGAGGACGTGCGCACCCTGCTGGCCAAGTTCGGCCTCAAGGCGGTGCACGTGCTGCGCCCGGCCGGCACCCTCTCCCCCGGCGAGCGCACCCGGGCCGCGCTGGCGCTGCTGCAGGCCCGCGGGGTCAACCTGCTGGTGCTGGACGAGCCCACCAACCACCTGGACCTGCCCGCGATCGAGCAGTTGGAGGCCGCGCTCGGCTCGTACACCGGCACGCTGCTGCTGGTCACCCACGACCGGCGGATGCTGGACACCGTCGCGGTGAACCGGCGGATCGAGGTCCGGGACGGGCGGGTGCACGAGCTGTAG
- a CDS encoding trypsin-like serine peptidase, with protein MSPISRPSRAVLGASVAALTMVVATACGPDNSDPVGAETGAPTVAASASGKPGAAPIKLPTIEELKAWKLDDWDKWAQANVITPAVKGYWTLQKLLNAKPKPLPQAPAQDPTQAPAQPTAQPTAQPTGAAPAQPTAAQPPAGPDQLPAMVPAKPVAHPFPKNTHVNGKIFFKDGNEDYVCSGTVISDPEHPGKSNLVWTASHCLHGGKGNKYYTDITFAPAFNSNGVLSGAGKQQAKVEDAEPYGEWGATAGMVSPQWTAEADPEKGGPWSQYDFGIIKVANPDGSAKSLEETVGGSVPLWFNAPRDQLASVSNYGFPEGKPFDGVELEHCDGGKPSKKTGDPSRPAMLLIGCNMTGGSSGGGWYATKDGKPALVSDTSIGNGANTYEAGPYLEDVAQHMFEYFSKKAK; from the coding sequence ATGTCACCGATATCCCGGCCGAGCCGTGCCGTCCTGGGCGCATCCGTCGCCGCGCTGACCATGGTGGTCGCCACCGCCTGCGGCCCGGACAACAGCGACCCGGTCGGAGCCGAGACCGGCGCTCCCACCGTCGCGGCCAGCGCCTCCGGCAAGCCGGGCGCGGCCCCGATCAAGCTGCCCACCATCGAAGAGCTGAAGGCCTGGAAGCTCGACGACTGGGACAAGTGGGCGCAGGCGAACGTCATCACCCCGGCGGTCAAGGGCTACTGGACCCTGCAGAAGCTGCTGAACGCCAAGCCGAAGCCGCTGCCCCAGGCCCCGGCCCAGGACCCGACGCAGGCGCCCGCCCAGCCCACGGCGCAGCCGACCGCCCAGCCGACCGGTGCGGCCCCGGCCCAGCCCACCGCGGCCCAGCCGCCGGCCGGCCCGGACCAGCTGCCCGCCATGGTCCCGGCCAAGCCCGTGGCGCACCCGTTCCCGAAGAACACGCACGTCAACGGCAAGATCTTCTTCAAGGACGGCAACGAGGACTACGTGTGCTCCGGCACCGTCATCTCGGACCCGGAGCACCCGGGCAAAAGCAACCTGGTGTGGACCGCGAGCCACTGCCTGCACGGCGGCAAGGGCAACAAGTACTACACCGACATCACCTTCGCCCCGGCCTTCAACAGCAACGGCGTGCTGAGCGGCGCCGGCAAGCAGCAGGCCAAGGTGGAGGACGCCGAGCCGTACGGCGAGTGGGGCGCGACCGCCGGCATGGTCTCCCCGCAGTGGACCGCCGAGGCCGACCCGGAGAAGGGCGGCCCCTGGAGCCAGTACGACTTCGGGATCATCAAGGTGGCCAACCCCGACGGCAGCGCCAAGTCGCTGGAGGAGACCGTCGGCGGCTCCGTCCCGCTCTGGTTCAACGCCCCGCGTGACCAGCTCGCCTCGGTCAGCAACTACGGCTTCCCGGAGGGCAAGCCCTTCGACGGCGTCGAGCTGGAGCACTGCGACGGCGGCAAGCCGTCCAAGAAGACCGGCGACCCGAGCCGCCCGGCGATGCTGCTGATCGGCTGCAACATGACCGGCGGCAGCAGCGGCGGCGGCTGGTACGCCACCAAGGACGGCAAGCCGGCCCTGGTCAGCGACACCTCCATCGGCAACGGCGCGAACACCTACGAGGCCGGTCCGTACCTGGAGGACGTGGCCCAGCACATGTTCGAGTACTTCTCGAAGAAGGCCAAGTGA